A portion of the Escherichia marmotae genome contains these proteins:
- a CDS encoding AraC family transcriptional regulator gives MQELLNNAGVEHMGNNGTPISIKNVVFNNYVIIYSLGSDIYFYDRNNKLVFFLPCCNIVMIEKRTCVNIKLVRRKPHGDLYQSFLIGEKKIKELLAIINPDKNFEKNELLKPRKENNNFFRIKEKHTDIQLFELLKKSSDEGDVYILAYFFCLCGNRREITASLLKNSFKTFSEQIKDIINGDISKKWRLSDVAEKLNLSDIAVRKKLEAESLSFNKIMQNVKMSAAIYYLLFEQHHVNKIADMLGIASASYFIRLFKEHYGITPKQLLIGLRDNV, from the coding sequence GTGCAAGAATTATTGAATAATGCTGGTGTTGAACATATGGGAAATAATGGCACTCCTATTAGTATAAAGAATGTTGTATTTAACAATTATGTTATTATATATTCATTGGGTAGTGATATCTATTTCTATGACAGAAACAATAAATTAGTGTTTTTTTTGCCGTGCTGCAATATTGTTATGATCGAAAAAAGAACATGCGTTAACATAAAGTTAGTCAGAAGAAAACCTCATGGTGATTTATATCAATCTTTTTTGATTGGCGAAAAAAAAATAAAAGAACTATTGGCTATAATAAATCCTGATAAAAATTTTGAAAAAAATGAGTTATTAAAGCCAAGAAAGGAGAATAATAATTTTTTTCGTATTAAAGAAAAACACACTGACATACAGTTATTTGAATTATTAAAAAAATCAAGTGATGAAGGAGATGTTTATATATTGGCTTATTTTTTTTGTTTGTGTGGGAACAGACGGGAAATCACAGCATCATTATTAAAAAACTCCTTTAAAACTTTTTCAGAACAAATTAAAGATATAATCAATGGAGATATATCAAAAAAATGGAGGCTTTCAGATGTTGCAGAAAAGTTAAACTTATCTGATATTGCAGTAAGGAAAAAATTAGAAGCAGAATCATTATCTTTCAACAAGATAATGCAAAATGTAAAAATGAGCGCTGCTATATATTATTTGCTTTTTGAACAGCATCATGTTAATAAAATAGCAGACATGCTAGGAATAGCCAGCGCTTCATATTTTATAAGGCTATTTAAAGAGCATTATGGCATTACTCCAAAACAATTACTTATTGGATTGAGGGATAATGTCTGA